The following proteins come from a genomic window of Nitrospira sp.:
- a CDS encoding UDP-3-O-[3-hydroxymyristoyl] glucosamine N-acyltransferase — MKKPQLPSPITLAQIHEVVGGTIHGDSRTPISGLTTLGEADPNALSFIANDKMSKAAAALRVAALLVHRHLADLAVPQIVVDNPMLAFARVAQTFFVRPQAPRGIAEHVMQGADVRIGTDPSIWPFVTLGDRVMIGDRVTLYPGVFVGSDSRIGDDSVLYPNVVVREGCSLGARVIVHSGTVIGADGFGYVQHQGRHHKIPQLGGVVIEDDVELGANVTVDRATFGLTLVKQGTKVDNLVQIAHNVIVGEHCILVAQVGIAGSTTIGHHVMIGGQAGLADHLTIGDQVMIAAKAGVNRSIESNQVVGGIPAMPREKALRIQGGIFQLPEMKELVRNLEQRVATLETELTKTSSRVSRSTAARSRKISQADKKVRQRRSRGA, encoded by the coding sequence ATGAAGAAGCCTCAACTGCCTTCTCCGATCACATTGGCTCAAATCCATGAGGTTGTCGGAGGGACGATTCACGGCGACAGCCGAACTCCGATCTCCGGCTTAACGACTCTCGGCGAAGCCGATCCAAACGCGTTATCGTTCATCGCCAATGACAAAATGTCGAAGGCGGCGGCCGCTCTTCGCGTAGCAGCGCTACTGGTCCATCGGCATTTGGCTGATCTCGCTGTGCCGCAAATTGTCGTGGACAATCCGATGTTGGCCTTCGCGCGTGTCGCGCAGACATTTTTTGTTCGTCCGCAGGCTCCGCGGGGCATTGCCGAACATGTGATGCAAGGCGCCGATGTGCGGATCGGAACCGATCCTTCCATCTGGCCTTTCGTCACCTTGGGTGACCGCGTGATGATCGGCGATCGTGTCACGCTCTATCCGGGGGTCTTTGTGGGATCGGACTCCAGGATCGGGGACGATTCCGTTCTGTATCCCAATGTCGTCGTTCGCGAAGGCTGTTCACTTGGTGCGCGGGTGATCGTGCACAGTGGGACCGTCATCGGAGCCGACGGGTTCGGATACGTGCAGCATCAAGGCCGCCATCATAAGATTCCGCAACTCGGCGGCGTTGTCATTGAAGACGACGTTGAACTGGGAGCCAATGTGACGGTCGACCGCGCGACGTTCGGTCTGACCTTGGTCAAGCAGGGCACCAAAGTCGACAATCTCGTCCAGATTGCCCACAATGTCATAGTGGGAGAGCACTGCATCCTCGTTGCGCAGGTCGGCATCGCCGGCAGCACAACCATCGGTCATCATGTCATGATCGGGGGCCAGGCCGGGCTTGCTGATCATCTCACCATTGGAGATCAGGTCATGATCGCAGCCAAAGCCGGAGTCAATCGGAGTATTGAATCCAATCAAGTGGTAGGCGGCATTCCGGCAATGCCGCGTGAAAAAGCTCTGCGAATCCAGGGAGGTATTTTCCAGCTTCCTGAAATGAAAGAACTGGTCCGCAATTTAGAACAGCGCGTGGCGACACTCGAAACAGAATTAACAAAGACGTCGAGTCGGGTGTCCCGATCAACCGCAGCTCGTTCTAGGAAGATCTCGCAGGCTGATAAAAAAGTCCGCCAGCGGCGTTCTCGCGGAGCTTAG
- a CDS encoding Signal transduction histidine kinase CheA yields MSSEFDRQNLISIFVLEASDGLDVLTKALHPAGGAVPSPQELADQYIIAHRICGAAALYGYSGVAQLAEYLETLLEQATPIPASEWDRAVGSMRNITQSLRVVVRAIGQSGVEDAEIVERCWTSIKQREEKTGDTTASTSSAPTINEDYLFPGLDAEILSYFIPEAEEYLGTIDELLGLLRDKRDDADSIYRLFRAAHTLKGSAYTVGFHVIGDIAHPMEHCVAAVHEHRLPLSNDLLGWFVKAAELIRLILRHEPANSQQLRHDIPLLLNRLTGAVRGITVSLVSMTPSHGLDADSSNPVRHEPVVSGESPAADLLDEYLIPDLDPEVLSYFIPEAQEYLELLEANLLRLDKDPQNKELINQLFRSAHTLKGSAYTVGFQSIGDLIHHVEDFMGAVRDGTLSVLPGHTDLMLRSIDVVRVLMRRDLDQLDDTKQRFSAARTELRRLDQGVADEATPAQQQDDSSGSATIGQTESDEPRAQDDRVQSEKSREEREVIRVSYARLERLMNLIGELVIGRGRLEQRLRILEQRSQQVLVFKSRLVDSVQSFADKHTFSYQDTSSNPTAPASQGLPVFGDFGSLELDKYDDFNILARRIVEVTADIGESMSQLDESIKRSHDEMNHLQHLTLLMRDEIARARMVPIGTPFTRYRRAVRESSRALNKEVSLVTSGEQTEVDTGVVERLVDPLVHLVRNAVYHGIEPRADRIAKGKPAVGTVYLHAAHRGNSVIIEVEDDGAGLDLEKIRGKAAKMGLAPSHQIQAMSDADLLRLIFMPGFSTADKVGDQAGRGVGLDVVKRAIEGMNGHIDVESESGVGTKFTLNLPLTLLIATALLVRVGTEIYAIPLLSIQEVTMSALSSVREEGDRRLLQLDEQVVELQSLYHILHRKRGTVDWTMPVVIVRTAGAPIGLAVDELLGRQEIVIKPLGPPLEHSFFGGATIDPEGRVVLVIDPSRLTSRGAKESTVPVRFSKTTPLHKVSLPEEELLSNTPHEARLLLIDDSLSIRKFVGRMLESAGYSFDTAVDGEDGLRKASTTHYRMILTDLEMPKLNGFEVIQALRSRPETRHTPVVVMTTRARDKHRRMAMSLGANSYIPKPVEERSLLHEVERWLGHAPMLRK; encoded by the coding sequence ATGAGCTCGGAATTCGACAGGCAAAATCTCATCAGCATTTTTGTCCTTGAAGCATCGGATGGGCTGGATGTCTTGACCAAGGCATTGCATCCTGCCGGCGGTGCTGTTCCTTCTCCTCAAGAACTTGCCGACCAATATATTATCGCCCACCGTATTTGCGGAGCCGCTGCCTTATATGGCTACAGCGGAGTCGCCCAGCTGGCTGAGTACTTGGAGACGCTGCTTGAACAAGCGACGCCGATTCCTGCGTCTGAATGGGATCGAGCAGTAGGCTCGATGCGGAACATTACGCAAAGCCTTCGGGTAGTCGTTCGAGCTATCGGGCAGAGCGGCGTTGAGGATGCAGAGATCGTAGAACGCTGTTGGACATCGATAAAACAACGAGAAGAAAAAACAGGTGATACGACAGCATCGACATCCTCTGCGCCAACAATCAATGAAGACTACCTGTTCCCCGGACTCGATGCTGAGATCTTATCCTATTTCATCCCCGAAGCTGAGGAATATCTCGGCACCATTGACGAGTTGCTTGGTCTCCTTAGAGACAAGCGGGATGATGCAGACTCGATCTACCGGCTCTTTCGTGCGGCACATACACTGAAGGGTTCAGCTTACACCGTAGGATTTCACGTCATCGGAGATATCGCTCACCCGATGGAACATTGCGTGGCAGCGGTTCATGAACATCGTCTTCCCCTCAGCAATGACCTTTTGGGCTGGTTTGTGAAGGCAGCTGAATTGATCCGACTCATTCTCCGGCATGAGCCGGCAAATAGTCAGCAACTCCGACATGATATACCACTTCTTCTCAATCGCCTCACCGGAGCGGTGAGAGGTATAACCGTTTCCCTTGTGTCGATGACCCCTTCTCACGGCCTCGATGCGGATAGCTCGAATCCTGTCCGACATGAGCCGGTTGTCAGCGGAGAATCACCGGCCGCGGACTTACTCGATGAGTATTTGATCCCGGATTTGGATCCGGAAGTGCTCTCCTACTTTATTCCTGAGGCACAGGAGTATCTGGAACTATTGGAAGCCAATCTCCTGCGATTGGACAAAGATCCGCAAAACAAGGAACTGATCAATCAGTTGTTTAGAAGCGCGCACACCTTGAAGGGCTCCGCCTACACCGTTGGGTTTCAATCAATCGGCGACCTCATCCATCATGTCGAAGACTTCATGGGAGCGGTGCGTGACGGTACCCTCAGCGTGTTGCCTGGGCATACAGACCTTATGCTTCGCTCCATCGATGTTGTACGAGTACTCATGCGAAGAGACCTCGACCAGTTGGACGACACGAAGCAACGGTTCAGCGCTGCGCGTACCGAACTGAGACGATTGGATCAGGGTGTCGCAGACGAGGCGACGCCAGCACAGCAACAGGATGACAGCTCCGGTTCAGCGACTATAGGACAGACGGAAAGCGATGAGCCTCGTGCACAGGATGACAGAGTTCAAAGTGAGAAGTCGCGAGAGGAACGCGAGGTCATCCGTGTCAGTTATGCGCGGCTCGAGCGGCTGATGAACCTCATAGGAGAACTCGTCATCGGACGCGGCAGATTGGAACAGCGGCTGCGAATCCTGGAGCAACGGTCACAGCAAGTATTGGTATTCAAGAGTCGCTTAGTGGACTCCGTCCAATCCTTTGCAGACAAACATACCTTTAGCTATCAGGACACATCGAGTAATCCGACCGCGCCGGCGAGTCAAGGGCTTCCCGTATTCGGCGATTTTGGAAGTCTCGAGTTGGATAAGTACGACGATTTCAATATTTTGGCTCGGCGCATCGTGGAAGTCACCGCCGATATCGGTGAGTCAATGTCGCAGCTGGATGAGTCCATCAAACGATCTCATGACGAGATGAATCATCTCCAACACTTGACATTGTTGATGCGCGACGAAATCGCGCGTGCCCGCATGGTTCCGATCGGGACACCGTTCACGAGGTATCGTCGAGCGGTAAGAGAGAGCTCCCGAGCCTTAAATAAGGAAGTGTCCTTGGTCACATCGGGTGAGCAGACGGAAGTCGACACCGGAGTCGTAGAACGATTGGTGGATCCATTGGTGCATTTGGTTAGAAACGCTGTCTATCACGGTATCGAGCCGAGGGCCGACCGAATCGCGAAGGGTAAACCGGCCGTCGGAACCGTCTACCTCCATGCGGCTCATCGGGGGAATTCGGTCATCATCGAGGTGGAAGATGATGGAGCCGGGTTGGATTTGGAGAAAATACGGGGCAAAGCCGCAAAGATGGGACTTGCACCATCACACCAGATACAAGCGATGTCGGACGCAGACCTCCTTCGATTGATTTTCATGCCTGGTTTTTCCACAGCCGACAAGGTAGGCGATCAAGCGGGTCGGGGCGTAGGACTAGACGTGGTCAAGCGAGCCATTGAAGGCATGAACGGCCATATCGACGTGGAATCTGAGTCCGGTGTCGGCACCAAATTTACCTTGAATCTTCCTCTCACCCTTCTCATCGCGACCGCATTGCTCGTACGAGTGGGTACCGAGATATATGCCATTCCATTACTGAGCATTCAAGAAGTGACGATGTCGGCGCTATCATCCGTGCGAGAGGAAGGCGATCGTCGGCTCTTACAGCTCGATGAGCAAGTTGTTGAATTGCAATCTCTTTATCACATCCTTCACCGAAAACGAGGAACCGTCGATTGGACCATGCCGGTCGTGATCGTTCGGACGGCTGGCGCGCCGATAGGGTTAGCGGTCGACGAACTGTTGGGCCGCCAAGAAATCGTCATTAAGCCGCTCGGACCACCGTTGGAACATTCGTTTTTCGGAGGAGCGACCATTGATCCGGAAGGACGAGTAGTGCTTGTTATCGATCCAAGCCGTTTGACGTCGAGAGGAGCGAAGGAATCGACCGTTCCCGTTCGCTTTTCCAAGACCACACCACTTCATAAAGTGTCCTTACCAGAAGAAGAGCTGTTGTCGAATACGCCGCACGAGGCGCGCCTGCTTTTGATAGACGATTCCTTAAGTATTCGTAAATTCGTCGGAAGAATGTTGGAGTCGGCGGGATATTCGTTCGATACAGCCGTTGATGGAGAAGATGGGCTCCGAAAAGCGTCGACGACTCATTATCGGATGATCCTCACCGATCTCGAGATGCCGAAGCTTAACGGATTCGAAGTCATTCAAGCTCTTAGAAGTCGTCCGGAAACCAGGCACACGCCGGTGGTTGTCATGACGACGAGGGCTCGAGACAAGCATCGGCGAATGGCGATGAGCCTCGGTGCCAATTCATACATTCCCAAGCCGGTAGAAGAACGGTCGTTGCTGCATGAGGTTGAACGGTGGCTCGGACATGCTCCGATGCTGCGCAAGTAA